The Streptomyces sp. DH-12 genome has a window encoding:
- a CDS encoding sugar ABC transporter substrate-binding protein — MKISILGRSTGSGRRGRTSAAVALGAVLALTATACGDDGSGGGAGAEGDGTGKIVFWDNNGGVRTDIWKEIIADFEKENPDIDVQYVGIASTEYQSKVDTAIQGGSMPDVGGISASMLAGFAAQGALEPLDERLEGSSLDGKLNKDMIESLRAAGGGDDRLYSVPTSANNGVLYYRTDMFEKAGLQEPTTWDRFFEAAEKLTDKGDNRFGYTIRGGAGSIAQALDAMYGQSGITSFWDSTGKKTTVNDPENVKALEKYAGLFKRVTPAADLNNDFTKMVAQWDSGEIGMLNHNLGSYQDHVKALGTEKFRGIPQPVGPGGKRVQVSNPVDGLGLFKSSSNKEAAWKFIEFAVSAQSNSKFNESAGQVPAHADAAKDAWIAKAEPTKLAAEALSDGSTTIVQLPYYLPDWNTISKADNEPTFQKVLLGDMSAKDFLDGLAEQLNEAQAEWDEQMS; from the coding sequence ATGAAGATCAGCATTCTCGGAAGAAGCACGGGCAGCGGGCGCCGCGGCAGGACGTCGGCGGCCGTCGCCCTCGGAGCGGTCCTCGCCCTGACCGCCACCGCCTGCGGGGACGACGGCAGCGGCGGGGGCGCGGGAGCCGAGGGCGACGGCACCGGGAAGATCGTCTTCTGGGACAACAACGGCGGTGTCCGCACCGACATCTGGAAGGAGATCATCGCCGACTTCGAGAAGGAGAACCCGGACATCGACGTCCAGTACGTCGGCATCGCCTCCACCGAGTACCAGTCCAAGGTCGACACCGCCATCCAGGGCGGCAGCATGCCGGACGTGGGCGGCATCAGCGCGTCGATGCTCGCGGGCTTCGCCGCCCAGGGCGCGCTGGAACCGCTGGACGAGCGGCTGGAGGGGTCGTCCCTCGACGGCAAGCTCAACAAGGACATGATCGAGTCGCTGCGGGCGGCCGGCGGCGGGGACGACCGGCTGTACTCCGTGCCGACCTCGGCCAACAACGGCGTGCTGTACTACCGCACCGACATGTTCGAGAAGGCGGGCCTTCAGGAGCCGACCACCTGGGACCGCTTCTTCGAGGCCGCGGAGAAGCTCACCGACAAGGGCGACAACCGCTTCGGCTACACCATCCGCGGCGGCGCCGGCTCCATCGCCCAGGCACTGGACGCGATGTACGGGCAGTCCGGCATCACCTCGTTCTGGGACTCCACCGGCAAGAAGACCACGGTCAACGACCCGGAGAACGTGAAGGCGCTGGAGAAGTACGCGGGCCTGTTCAAGCGGGTCACCCCCGCCGCCGACCTCAACAACGACTTCACCAAGATGGTCGCGCAGTGGGATTCCGGCGAGATCGGGATGCTCAACCACAACCTCGGCTCCTACCAGGACCACGTGAAGGCGCTGGGCACGGAGAAGTTCCGGGGCATCCCGCAGCCGGTCGGCCCCGGCGGCAAGCGGGTGCAGGTCTCCAACCCGGTCGACGGCCTCGGCCTGTTCAAGAGCTCCTCGAACAAGGAGGCCGCCTGGAAGTTCATCGAGTTCGCCGTCTCCGCGCAGTCCAACTCGAAGTTCAACGAGTCGGCGGGACAGGTGCCGGCGCACGCGGACGCCGCGAAGGACGCGTGGATCGCGAAGGCGGAGCCGACGAAGCTGGCCGCCGAGGCGCTGAGCGACGGGTCGACGACCATCGTGCAGCTGCCGTACTACCTGCCGGACTGGAACACCATCTCGAAGGCGGACAACGAGCCGACCTTCCAGAAGGTGCTGCTCGGGGACATGAGTGCGAAGGATTTCCTGGACGGTCTGGCCGAGCAGCTGAACGAGGCGCAGGCCGAGTGGGACGAGCAGATGAGTTGA
- a CDS encoding rhamnogalacturonan acetylesterase produces the protein MSLSRRQIVVAGAGVPLGAAVSGTAHGAPRRRTLWIAGDSTAAQKYADAAPETGWGTALPFLLRRRLAVANHAVNGRSSKSFADEGRLDAILAGIRPGDLLLVQFAHNDEKTGDPSRYTEPWTTYRQYLRRYLDGARARGARPVLATPVERRRFDADGRAVPSHGEYPAAMRALARQERVALLDVQALSLALWQELGPEATRTYFNWTDTEQDNTHFSPTGAIAVARLVARELLRTRVLAPHDVRRLDQEIPPSWITWPEAAA, from the coding sequence GTGTCCCTCTCGCGCAGACAGATTGTCGTCGCCGGGGCCGGTGTGCCTCTGGGGGCGGCCGTGAGCGGTACGGCGCACGGCGCCCCGCGCCGGCGGACGCTCTGGATCGCCGGTGACTCCACCGCCGCCCAGAAGTACGCCGACGCCGCGCCCGAGACGGGGTGGGGGACGGCGTTGCCCTTCCTGCTCCGGCGCCGTCTTGCCGTCGCCAACCACGCGGTCAACGGGCGGAGTTCCAAGAGCTTCGCCGACGAGGGGCGATTGGACGCGATCCTCGCCGGCATCCGGCCGGGCGACCTGCTGCTCGTGCAGTTCGCGCACAACGACGAGAAGACCGGCGACCCCAGCCGGTACACCGAGCCCTGGACCACGTACCGGCAGTACCTGCGCCGGTACCTGGACGGCGCCCGGGCGCGGGGAGCGCGTCCGGTGCTGGCGACCCCGGTGGAGCGGCGGCGGTTCGACGCGGACGGGCGGGCCGTGCCCAGCCACGGGGAGTACCCGGCGGCGATGCGGGCGCTGGCCCGGCAGGAGCGGGTCGCGCTGCTCGACGTCCAGGCGCTGTCCCTGGCGCTGTGGCAGGAGCTCGGGCCCGAGGCGACGCGGACGTACTTCAACTGGACCGACACCGAGCAGGACAACACCCACTTCTCCCCGACGGGCGCGATCGCCGTGGCACGGCTGGTCGCCCGGGAGCTGCTGCGCACCCGGGTGCTCGCGCCGCACGACGTGCGGCGGCTGGACCAGGAGATCCCCCCGTCGTGGATCACCTGGCCGGAGGCCGCCGCGTGA